The Diabrotica virgifera virgifera chromosome 10, PGI_DIABVI_V3a genome has a window encoding:
- the LOC126893110 gene encoding uncharacterized protein LOC126893110, whose translation MTDNDQTMPNDNATPYEGNDHPIIARVGIKTPEFWRNEPELWFLRLEAQFGQAKITSDNCKFDHTVASLNSDILIEVADIVKNPTAGNAYTQLKARLLERYDISSDERIHRLMELTLGDLKPTQLLHRMQALAMDSISTQVLKKFRLDHLPPSVRSVISVLDGDLEELAKKADKYLRCSSFPVMAVTESPTLDKAVAALNDQVSALSNRLTVAEERQQIQMVKSSKSSSDVQCYYHRRFGAKAKKCRPPCSFTKNDQRAQ comes from the coding sequence ATGACAGATAACGACCAAACAATGCCAAACGATAATGCTACACCATACGAAGGCAATGATCACCCAATAATTGCACGAGTAGGCATAAAAACTCCAGAGTTTTGGCGCAATGAACCAGAACTATGGTTTCTTCGGCTGGAGGCGCAGTTCGGACAAGCCAAAATCACATCTGACAACTGCAAGTTCGACCATACTGTTGCTAGTTTAAACAGTGACATACTAATAGAAGTGGCGGATATTGTAAAGAATCCAACTGCTGGCAATGCCTATACACAACTGAAAGCTCGCCTTCTCGAAAGGTATGACATTAGCTCAGATGAAAGAATCCACAGATTAATGGAGCTCACTCTGGGTGACCTAAAACCCACTCAACTACTCCACCGAATGCAAGCTCTGGCCATGGATAGTATTAGTACACAAGTTCTAAAAAAATTTCGGTTAGACCACCTACCACCTTCGGTTCGAAGTGTTATATCTGTTCTTGATGGAGATCTAGAAGAACTTGCTAAGAAAGCCGATAAGTACCTCCGATGTTCCAGTTTTCCAGTCATGGCTGTTACCGAAAGCCCTACCTTAGACAAAGCAGTGGCTGCATTGAATGACCAAGTGAGCGCTTTATCCAACAGATTAACTGTAGCTGAAGAACGGCAACAGATTCAAATGGTCAAGAGTAGCAAATCATCATCTGACGTGCAGTGTTACTACCATCGAAGATTTGGTGCAAAAGCAAAGAAATGTAGACCACCCTGCAGTTTTACAAAAAACGACCAAAGGGCGCAGTAA